The Chryseobacterium sp. 52 genome includes a region encoding these proteins:
- a CDS encoding tetratricopeptide repeat protein has protein sequence MNKQKFIDKFLIAFMILAVFKIIGIAAQLFHESFWSVVGTLGVFLLVAFIIMIIITALKDKEQNRKNSGRRGSGGGNFYLETTLFDRIRSKYEELAEKYIAEKDYKKAAKVYMNLLQDNFRGAKTLENGGFYNEAAAVYLKKLNNKSEAASCYEKAKQYKKAIDLYKEMQQKEKVGDLYIHMNDHKSAHHYYQMVVDDYTANSQMVKASLIYSKKMEQPEEAQKILLKGWDEDKDAFNCLNNYFANVFDIKKLETQIQGLYQKTPSYKKVIYLEAMKHEFKKDPKLQAVTRNIAYEIIAEKVGTRSEIINELKHFNPDDPVILKDISRFKTGRNKMLRN, from the coding sequence ATGAATAAACAGAAATTTATAGACAAATTCCTGATTGCATTTATGATCCTTGCGGTGTTTAAGATCATTGGGATTGCAGCACAACTGTTTCACGAAAGCTTTTGGAGTGTAGTGGGGACATTGGGGGTTTTCCTTTTGGTAGCTTTTATTATCATGATCATAATTACAGCTTTAAAGGATAAAGAACAGAATAGAAAAAACTCTGGCAGAAGAGGTTCAGGAGGCGGGAATTTTTATCTTGAAACAACATTATTTGACAGGATCCGAAGCAAATACGAAGAGCTTGCTGAGAAATACATTGCTGAAAAGGATTATAAAAAAGCAGCAAAAGTATATATGAATCTTCTTCAGGACAATTTCCGTGGGGCAAAAACGCTGGAAAACGGAGGTTTCTACAATGAAGCCGCAGCAGTGTATCTTAAAAAATTAAACAATAAGTCAGAAGCCGCATCCTGCTACGAGAAAGCAAAGCAGTACAAAAAAGCAATTGATCTGTATAAAGAAATGCAGCAGAAAGAAAAAGTAGGAGACCTTTACATCCATATGAATGATCATAAAAGTGCCCATCATTATTATCAGATGGTGGTAGATGATTATACTGCCAACAGTCAGATGGTAAAGGCTTCGCTGATATACAGCAAGAAAATGGAACAGCCGGAGGAAGCTCAGAAAATACTGCTGAAAGGTTGGGACGAAGATAAAGACGCATTCAACTGCCTGAATAATTATTTTGCCAATGTCTTTGATATCAAAAAACTGGAAACCCAAATTCAGGGACTCTATCAGAAAACACCTTCCTATAAAAAGGTGATCTACTTAGAAGCTATGAAGCATGAGTTTAAAAAAGATCCTAAGTTACAGGCTGTAACCCGAAATATTGCTTACGAAATTATCGCAGAAAAAGTAGGTACACGGTCTGAGATCATTAATGAACTGAAGCATTTCAACCCTGATGATCCGGTGATTCTAAAAGATATTTCAAGGTTTAAAACCGGAAGGAATAAGATGTTAAGGAATTAA
- a CDS encoding ribonuclease H-like YkuK family protein, whose amino-acid sequence METQQEVWQNMNGKFFQKPIIQLVEEAIIRELANGHRLKVCVGSDSHVYGEAISYATAVVFVREGKGAFTFIRKDREIQKISIKERMLNEVNRSVEIAYAICAVLDAYGVEMEVHADINTDPDFKSNTALKDAMGYILGMGYVFKAKPYAFASSNCADMMV is encoded by the coding sequence ATGGAAACGCAACAAGAAGTATGGCAGAATATGAATGGGAAATTTTTCCAGAAACCTATCATCCAATTGGTAGAAGAAGCCATTATCCGTGAATTAGCTAATGGGCACCGCCTGAAAGTATGTGTGGGCTCAGATTCCCACGTTTATGGTGAAGCGATCAGCTATGCTACGGCAGTAGTATTTGTACGTGAGGGAAAAGGAGCGTTTACCTTTATCAGAAAAGACAGAGAAATACAGAAGATCAGTATCAAAGAACGAATGCTGAATGAGGTCAACAGATCTGTAGAAATTGCTTACGCTATCTGTGCCGTTCTGGATGCTTATGGTGTGGAAATGGAGGTGCACGCAGACATTAATACCGACCCGGATTTCAAGTCAAATACAGCATTGAAAGATGCTATGGGATATATTCTGGGAATGGGATATGTGTTTAAAGCAAAGCCTTATGCATTCGCAAGCTCCAATTGTGCTGATATGATGGTTTAA